A region from the Spirochaeta thermophila DSM 6192 genome encodes:
- a CDS encoding epoxyqueuosine reductase: protein MSKGLTFEAILDLSRETGLTEVYPASSEGIPGLDPHRHPSFLITHLPYTVPTPRPSPLPSARIAPFACANHYRELSHTLRRLVSLIGQRTGHPKSAFRVFSNSPLPERAMAHRAGLGVPGRNGLIIHPVYGSYIALGGILLPFPLDIPPPPPPPPPLSPCGPCTACLTACPTHALPGDGTLRKDRCIQYWAGTHGIVPDPVKAAWGPTLYGCPHCQAACPYNRRPAPGRRPVLRGRIGPTLPLTLLLGTPASLLKALLRSSALQLGWLSPLTLQRNALLAAAATGARPLFHYVEPYLTHPDPVLRDAARWALHRLS from the coding sequence ATGAGCAAGGGCCTCACCTTCGAAGCGATTCTCGACCTCTCCCGGGAGACGGGTCTCACGGAGGTCTACCCGGCCTCTTCCGAAGGCATCCCCGGCCTCGACCCGCACCGCCACCCCTCCTTCCTCATCACCCACCTCCCCTACACCGTCCCCACCCCCCGCCCCTCCCCCCTCCCCTCCGCCCGCATCGCCCCCTTCGCCTGCGCGAACCACTACCGGGAACTCTCCCACACCCTAAGAAGGCTCGTCTCACTCATCGGGCAGCGCACCGGCCACCCGAAGTCCGCCTTCCGCGTCTTCTCCAACTCACCCCTCCCCGAACGGGCCATGGCCCACCGTGCGGGACTCGGGGTCCCCGGGAGGAACGGGCTCATCATCCACCCGGTCTACGGCTCCTACATCGCACTCGGCGGCATCCTCCTCCCCTTCCCCCTCGACATCCCCCCACCCCCACCCCCCCCGCCACCCCTCTCCCCCTGCGGCCCCTGCACCGCCTGCCTCACCGCCTGCCCCACCCACGCCCTCCCCGGCGACGGCACCCTCAGGAAGGACCGGTGCATCCAGTACTGGGCGGGCACCCACGGGATCGTCCCCGACCCCGTCAAGGCCGCCTGGGGCCCCACCCTCTACGGCTGCCCCCACTGCCAAGCCGCCTGCCCCTACAATAGACGCCCCGCCCCCGGACGCAGGCCCGTCCTCCGCGGCCGGATAGGCCCCACCCTCCCCCTCACCCTCCTCCTCGGCACCCCCGCCTCCCTCCTCAAGGCCCTCCTCCGGAGCTCCGCTCTCCAGCTCGGCTGGCTCTCCCCCCTCACCCTCCAGCGCAACGCCCTCCTCGCCGCAGCCGCCACCGGAGCCCGCCCCCTCTTCCACTACGTGGAACCCTACCTCACCCACCCAGACCCCGTCCTCAGGGACGCGGCCCGGTGGGCCCTCCACCGTCTCTCATGA
- a CDS encoding DUF5312 family protein translates to MSDGIPGTAPVRKGFLGRILDIILGANDPARQKRRALRQIAKEIRRSKYRFYNPRSDEALPQLAQFFFQIYQVIGPAQTLLQHADSSKALRRLVVESFLPEEKRGILARLDPGALRVRVKEVSLEQLTEEVKGDLVELYDLCSRDRAERMNRVYETILYLVGFVKFDFYFLLKKFDASFPEQDPSYTPRFEPISAEYVVDDLKDFLDVIGPLDPALPWQEVFPVLRLYKGVEVVDPRLWQRMFNALMAVKRSDILVKIVQHVEKNPAFQPEVRGSRQDIVEGVLEELRRDAEAVIRGLREEKRKVKLGQLLRMVFGTDAVARSRYYTEATASAFARHDVGTFLYVEPFNYLKAFLLDFYKRDVRMLAELFIVRGKWTAPQVSQELSDAYYRVMDIAQEVVELDESLSDEGERGQKIRQYLHRSGSGKEPAVKRVLKQYIDDVNEAVRRMVMETAQNLISIGKIFKSLIEDSQGSKREVILNWREVENAYEGEDLQRDMVETYKKIYYFIQILQLFFTRKRQPEE, encoded by the coding sequence ATGAGTGACGGTATTCCGGGAACCGCTCCGGTGCGGAAAGGGTTTCTGGGGAGGATACTCGACATCATCCTGGGGGCGAACGATCCCGCTCGTCAGAAGAGGCGCGCCCTCAGACAGATCGCGAAGGAGATACGCAGGAGCAAGTATCGCTTCTACAACCCCCGGTCGGATGAAGCCCTCCCACAGCTCGCCCAGTTCTTCTTCCAGATATACCAGGTGATCGGTCCAGCGCAGACACTCCTCCAGCACGCCGATTCTTCGAAGGCGCTGAGGCGTCTCGTGGTGGAGTCCTTCCTCCCCGAGGAGAAGCGAGGTATCCTCGCCCGGCTCGATCCAGGGGCGCTCCGCGTGAGGGTGAAGGAGGTGTCGCTCGAACAGCTCACCGAGGAGGTGAAGGGCGACCTCGTCGAGCTCTACGATCTGTGCAGCCGCGACAGAGCCGAGCGGATGAACAGGGTCTACGAGACCATCCTCTACCTCGTGGGATTCGTGAAGTTCGATTTCTACTTCCTCCTCAAGAAGTTCGACGCTTCCTTCCCCGAGCAGGACCCCTCGTATACCCCCAGGTTCGAACCCATCTCGGCCGAGTACGTGGTGGACGATCTCAAGGACTTCCTGGATGTGATAGGGCCCCTCGATCCAGCCCTTCCGTGGCAGGAGGTCTTTCCCGTCCTCAGGCTCTACAAGGGCGTGGAGGTGGTCGATCCGAGGCTCTGGCAGCGGATGTTCAACGCCCTCATGGCGGTGAAGCGGAGCGATATCCTGGTGAAGATCGTGCAGCATGTGGAGAAGAATCCTGCCTTTCAGCCGGAGGTGAGGGGCTCACGCCAGGATATCGTCGAGGGGGTGCTCGAAGAGCTCAGACGGGATGCGGAGGCCGTGATACGAGGACTCAGGGAAGAGAAGCGGAAGGTGAAGCTCGGCCAGCTCCTCAGGATGGTCTTCGGGACCGATGCCGTGGCGAGGTCCCGGTACTACACGGAGGCCACGGCTTCGGCCTTCGCCCGTCACGATGTGGGGACCTTCCTCTACGTGGAGCCGTTCAACTACCTCAAGGCCTTTCTCCTGGACTTCTACAAGCGCGACGTGAGGATGCTCGCCGAGCTTTTCATCGTGCGCGGGAAGTGGACCGCTCCCCAGGTCTCCCAGGAGCTCTCGGACGCCTACTACCGGGTGATGGACATCGCCCAGGAGGTGGTGGAGCTCGACGAGTCCCTGAGCGATGAGGGGGAGCGGGGACAGAAGATCCGTCAGTACCTCCACCGGAGCGGGAGCGGAAAGGAACCGGCGGTGAAGCGCGTCCTCAAGCAGTACATAGACGACGTGAACGAGGCCGTCCGGCGGATGGTGATGGAGACCGCCCAGAACCTCATCTCGATAGGCAAGATCTTCAAGAGTCTCATAGAGGACTCCCAGGGGTCGAAACGGGAGGTCATCCTCAACTGGCGCGAGGTGGAGAACGCCTATGAGGGGGAAGACCTCCAGAGGGATATGGTCGAAACGTACAAGAAGATCTACTACTTCATCCAGATCCTCCAGCTGTTCTTCACCAGGAAGCGGCAACCCGAGGAGTGA
- a CDS encoding outer membrane lipoprotein-sorting protein: MNTRRIASTLLVFLLAGGLLSALTPEEILDLVEENQTFSTFRGEGKMVITDRFGTRTKTFRFYAKGEEQSLIEFTSIDEAGQKILRTEDEIYLYYPDAEELIRLQGAALRESVAGSDLSYEDLTGGKELKDKYRVRLEGEETANGRPCYVLVLEAKVKDVAYPRQKLWVDKELFVGWKAQYFALSGKVLKEVEVKEIEEIKGHSIPVHYVFRDMLKRNSSTEFLISGIEVDIPLDERIFSLEELTW, translated from the coding sequence ATGAACACACGACGCATCGCATCGACACTGCTCGTATTCCTCCTCGCAGGAGGGCTCCTCTCCGCCCTCACGCCCGAGGAGATCCTCGACCTGGTGGAGGAGAATCAGACCTTCTCCACCTTCCGGGGAGAGGGCAAGATGGTGATCACCGACAGGTTCGGCACCCGCACCAAGACCTTCAGATTCTACGCAAAAGGCGAGGAACAGTCCCTCATCGAGTTCACGAGCATAGACGAGGCAGGACAGAAGATCCTCCGCACCGAGGACGAGATCTACCTCTACTACCCCGACGCCGAGGAGCTCATCCGCCTCCAAGGGGCGGCCTTGAGGGAATCGGTCGCAGGCTCCGACCTCTCGTACGAGGACCTCACCGGCGGCAAGGAGCTCAAGGACAAGTACCGCGTGAGACTCGAAGGCGAGGAGACGGCCAACGGTCGTCCCTGCTACGTGCTGGTGCTCGAGGCCAAGGTGAAGGACGTGGCCTATCCCAGACAGAAGCTCTGGGTGGACAAAGAGCTGTTCGTGGGATGGAAGGCCCAGTACTTCGCCCTCTCGGGCAAGGTGCTCAAGGAGGTCGAGGTGAAGGAGATCGAGGAGATAAAGGGCCACTCCATACCGGTCCACTACGTCTTCAGGGACATGCTGAAGCGCAACTCCTCCACCGAGTTCCTCATCTCCGGGATCGAAGTGGACATCCCCCTCGACGAACGCATCTTCTCGCTGGAGGAGCTCACATGGTAA
- a CDS encoding ABC transporter permease, whose protein sequence is MKLSQIAWRNIFRNRRRSLLSVLALAIAAMSLVLLFGLIDWMKDDFRTNLFRFYTGQIRIRDREFDTYEHLSPLHLKVEHALDLVEKIEQIPGVRAAAARIGFPAMVLEEEGTFLGVYGRAMDMEQERKVANLDEYLLTGEFPKAGSREILLTPSLAEELGKQVGDTLTLMARTATYGTNAMTFTITGLVRFPFSSLDRAFFIPLDTGQRLLRMRSQDGSTFDAASEVVVLLEEGVKERDVLPHIQSLLATGSYGDVEARPWQELPTLYSVIRITEITYNVIGLLFLLLGSTVIINTTMMVIYERMREIGTMSAMGMEGGQLVRLFFLEALYLALIGAAVGVGLGALFAYPLGIYGIDYTAATQDIQWPVSSIYYCTPTWRTYLFVFLFSVVVGAVTSFIPSRRAAKLNPIQALRTI, encoded by the coding sequence ATGAAACTCTCACAGATCGCCTGGCGCAACATCTTCAGGAACAGGAGGAGGAGCCTCCTCTCGGTGCTCGCCCTGGCCATCGCGGCCATGAGCCTGGTGCTCCTCTTCGGCCTCATAGACTGGATGAAGGACGACTTCAGGACCAACCTCTTCAGGTTCTACACCGGCCAGATCCGCATCCGGGACAGAGAGTTCGACACCTACGAGCACCTCTCCCCCCTCCACCTCAAGGTGGAGCACGCCCTCGACCTGGTGGAAAAGATCGAACAGATCCCCGGCGTGAGGGCGGCCGCAGCCCGCATAGGCTTCCCGGCCATGGTCCTGGAAGAGGAGGGCACCTTCCTCGGCGTCTACGGCAGGGCCATGGATATGGAACAGGAGCGAAAGGTGGCGAACCTCGACGAGTACCTCCTCACTGGCGAGTTCCCGAAGGCAGGGTCGAGGGAGATCCTCCTCACCCCCTCCCTCGCAGAGGAACTCGGCAAACAGGTGGGGGACACCCTCACCCTCATGGCCCGGACCGCCACCTACGGCACCAACGCCATGACCTTCACGATCACCGGACTGGTCCGCTTTCCCTTCAGCTCACTCGACCGGGCCTTCTTCATCCCCCTCGACACCGGACAACGGCTCCTCAGGATGCGATCCCAGGACGGGAGCACATTCGATGCCGCGAGCGAGGTGGTGGTGCTCCTCGAGGAGGGGGTGAAGGAACGAGACGTGCTGCCGCACATCCAGTCGCTCCTCGCCACGGGGAGCTACGGAGACGTCGAGGCCAGGCCCTGGCAGGAGCTTCCCACCCTCTACTCCGTCATCCGGATCACCGAGATCACCTACAACGTGATAGGGCTCCTCTTCCTCCTCCTGGGCAGCACGGTCATCATCAACACCACCATGATGGTCATCTACGAGCGCATGAGGGAGATAGGGACCATGAGCGCCATGGGCATGGAGGGGGGCCAGCTCGTGCGGCTCTTCTTCCTCGAGGCCCTCTACCTCGCACTCATCGGGGCCGCGGTGGGGGTGGGCCTCGGCGCACTCTTCGCCTACCCCTTGGGCATCTACGGCATCGACTACACCGCCGCCACCCAGGACATCCAGTGGCCGGTCTCCAGCATCTACTACTGCACCCCCACGTGGCGCACCTACCTCTTCGTCTTCCTCTTCTCCGTGGTGGTGGGGGCCGTCACATCCTTCATCCCCTCACGGAGGGCGGCGAAGCTCAATCCCATACAGGCACTCAGGACCATATAG
- a CDS encoding ABC transporter permease has product MKAKTLFSLSLKNLTRYTRRTIITASAVAVGILLFIFVDSILKGAERDSERNLLWYETGSAQVFTGEFWEEKDRLPLNKGIEEPDEVVSFLASKGVKAAPRITALGELVVYKDPYPEDGSLQVRITAVDPVRDPEVFRLEDEVVEGSWFSGSPGEEGVILGQWLAEDLGARVGYPVTLVTRTRDGAYQTMDLTIVGIVATPNPVVNRTGVYLPLDTADFYLDMGGTVTSIALSLPEHIPVEEQVAALGPELAARFPGLTLKTWKDLAPGYVAIAQAKQGGTSMILLLLFVIAAVGISNTMLMSIYERFREIGMMRALGMKESQIGLSFLLEAAGIGFLGALMGVILAVPINYFLVEYGIDYGWLIREMDVGYRIAGAFKGTWDPGSFLTAFVMGVLIATVVAVFPVRRAFKKSIVDCLYYH; this is encoded by the coding sequence ATGAAGGCAAAGACCCTCTTCTCACTCTCTCTGAAGAACCTCACGCGCTACACCAGGCGTACCATCATCACCGCCTCGGCCGTGGCCGTGGGGATCCTCCTCTTCATCTTCGTGGACTCCATACTCAAAGGTGCAGAGAGGGACTCGGAACGCAACCTCCTCTGGTACGAGACCGGGAGCGCTCAGGTCTTCACCGGGGAGTTCTGGGAGGAGAAGGACCGCCTCCCCCTCAACAAGGGTATCGAGGAGCCGGACGAGGTGGTCTCGTTCCTCGCCTCGAAAGGCGTGAAGGCAGCCCCCCGCATCACCGCCCTGGGCGAGCTCGTGGTCTACAAGGACCCCTATCCCGAGGACGGCTCGCTCCAGGTACGGATCACCGCCGTGGACCCGGTACGTGACCCCGAGGTCTTCAGGCTCGAGGACGAGGTGGTGGAGGGCTCCTGGTTCTCGGGATCGCCCGGTGAGGAGGGCGTGATCCTGGGCCAGTGGCTCGCAGAGGACCTCGGCGCCAGGGTGGGCTACCCCGTCACGCTCGTCACCCGCACCCGGGACGGGGCCTATCAGACCATGGACCTCACCATCGTGGGGATCGTGGCGACCCCCAACCCCGTGGTAAACCGGACCGGGGTGTATCTCCCCCTCGACACCGCCGACTTCTACCTGGACATGGGAGGGACGGTCACCTCCATCGCCCTCTCCCTGCCCGAGCACATCCCCGTGGAGGAACAGGTCGCCGCACTCGGGCCCGAGCTTGCGGCCCGTTTCCCCGGCCTCACCCTCAAGACGTGGAAGGACCTCGCACCGGGGTACGTGGCCATCGCCCAGGCAAAGCAGGGAGGCACGAGCATGATCCTGCTCCTCCTCTTCGTCATCGCCGCGGTGGGGATCTCCAACACCATGCTCATGTCCATCTACGAGCGGTTCCGCGAGATCGGCATGATGCGGGCCCTGGGCATGAAGGAGTCGCAGATCGGACTCTCCTTCCTCCTCGAGGCGGCGGGCATAGGCTTCCTCGGCGCCCTCATGGGGGTGATCCTCGCCGTTCCCATCAACTACTTCCTGGTGGAGTACGGGATCGACTACGGCTGGCTCATCAGAGAGATGGACGTGGGCTACCGCATCGCCGGGGCCTTCAAAGGGACATGGGATCCGGGCTCCTTCCTCACCGCGTTCGTCATGGGTGTGCTCATCGCCACGGTGGTCGCCGTATTCCCGGTCCGCAGGGCCTTCAAGAAGAGCATCGTGGACTGCCTCTACTACCACTAA
- a CDS encoding ABC transporter ATP-binding protein produces MAIVELSGVKKDYHTGETVVHALRGVDLQVEPGEFLAIAGPSGSGKTTLLNIVGTLDSADEGTVIIDHTDIPSLDPKERARFRRGKIGFVFQTFNLIPVLTAYENVAFALDLLDLPEREVRERTMQILKDVGLEGMEDRRPAQLSGGQQQRVAIARALVKNPILVLADEPTANLDSETGEAIVHLMQELNEKYGTTFIFSTHDKMVMDHARRLVLLHDGLIQEDIRRES; encoded by the coding sequence ATGGCGATCGTTGAACTTTCCGGAGTGAAGAAGGACTACCACACGGGAGAGACCGTGGTACACGCCCTCAGGGGGGTGGACCTCCAGGTGGAACCGGGCGAGTTCCTCGCCATCGCCGGACCCTCGGGTTCGGGCAAGACCACCCTCCTCAACATCGTCGGCACCCTCGATTCCGCGGACGAGGGGACGGTGATCATCGACCACACCGATATCCCGTCCCTCGATCCGAAGGAGCGAGCCCGCTTCAGACGCGGAAAGATCGGCTTCGTCTTCCAGACCTTCAACCTCATCCCCGTACTCACGGCCTACGAGAACGTGGCCTTCGCCCTCGACCTCCTCGACCTTCCTGAACGCGAGGTGAGGGAGCGCACCATGCAGATCCTCAAGGACGTGGGGCTCGAGGGCATGGAGGACAGGAGACCGGCCCAGCTCTCGGGTGGTCAGCAACAGCGCGTGGCCATCGCCAGGGCCCTGGTGAAGAACCCCATCCTCGTCCTGGCCGACGAGCCCACCGCCAACCTCGACTCCGAGACCGGAGAGGCCATCGTCCACCTCATGCAGGAGCTCAACGAGAAGTACGGCACCACCTTCATCTTCTCCACCCACGACAAGATGGTGATGGACCACGCCCGCAGGCTCGTGCTCCTGCACGACGGACTCATCCAGGAAGACATAAGGAGGGAGTCATGA
- a CDS encoding TetR/AcrR family transcriptional regulator, with protein sequence MTGSDLHTVRDTRARIIETASRLFWEHGYDRVPVERIIREVGIAKGTFYHHFRSKEDLLDAVVETFTDSIIDRLDKTLRDTSIPIEEKLTLLINQSVQFKLESIPLMLTILKTWLDPANVTFREKMEQLSLEKFLPLMARFIEEGTEAGIFHIGRMRPRDVARFIMTLSFAITNETAEYLLGLKDHPEYEEKFTTLYESFQYAYERMLGLPEGYLDSRIGEFLRATKAYLEKGADNGDR encoded by the coding sequence ATGACCGGATCAGATCTTCACACGGTCCGCGACACACGCGCCCGTATCATAGAGACCGCCTCCCGACTCTTCTGGGAGCACGGCTACGATCGCGTCCCTGTAGAGCGGATCATTCGTGAGGTGGGCATCGCAAAAGGCACCTTCTACCACCACTTCCGGTCGAAGGAAGACCTGCTGGACGCCGTGGTCGAGACCTTCACCGACTCGATCATCGACCGGCTGGACAAGACCCTTCGTGACACCTCCATCCCCATCGAGGAGAAGCTCACGCTCCTCATCAACCAGTCCGTGCAGTTCAAGCTCGAGAGCATCCCCCTCATGCTCACCATCCTCAAGACATGGCTCGACCCCGCCAATGTCACCTTCCGCGAGAAGATGGAGCAGCTCTCACTCGAGAAATTCCTCCCCCTCATGGCCCGCTTCATCGAGGAAGGTACCGAGGCCGGGATCTTCCACATAGGCAGGATGAGGCCCCGGGACGTGGCGCGATTCATCATGACCCTCTCGTTCGCCATCACCAACGAGACCGCCGAATACCTCCTGGGCCTTAAGGATCATCCCGAGTACGAGGAGAAGTTCACCACCCTCTACGAGAGCTTCCAGTACGCCTACGAGCGGATGCTGGGGCTCCCGGAGGGATATCTGGACTCCAGGATCGGAGAGTTTCTCCGGGCCACCAAGGCATACCTAGAGAAAGGAGCAGACAATGGCGATCGTTGA
- the panB gene encoding 3-methyl-2-oxobutanoate hydroxymethyltransferase, whose protein sequence is MNVRSFLARKRQGKKISMVTCYDASFARVLNETEVDCLLVGDSLAMVIYGYPTTVHATLEMMVRHTEAVRRGAPDKMIIADMPFLSMQQGKAHAVHAAGELIRAGADAVKVEGWKGIEEEIAHLVQAGIPVMGHLGLTPQFYYAFGGFRVQGRDEASRTYILEGAGRLEALGCFGIVLECIPSGLARVVTERISIPTIGIGAGSDTDGQVLVLYDLGGVGLEKPFRFVRRYAEVGLAVKEAVDRFVEDVVEGRFPTREESFEDE, encoded by the coding sequence GTGAACGTTCGGAGTTTCCTTGCCCGTAAGAGGCAGGGCAAGAAGATCTCCATGGTGACGTGTTACGATGCGAGCTTCGCACGGGTCCTCAACGAGACCGAGGTGGATTGCCTGCTCGTGGGGGACAGCCTCGCCATGGTGATCTACGGGTATCCCACCACGGTGCACGCAACCCTGGAGATGATGGTCCGGCACACCGAGGCGGTGCGACGGGGGGCGCCCGACAAGATGATCATCGCCGACATGCCCTTCCTCTCGATGCAGCAGGGCAAGGCCCATGCGGTGCACGCTGCAGGGGAGCTCATACGGGCAGGGGCCGATGCGGTGAAGGTGGAGGGGTGGAAGGGGATCGAGGAGGAGATCGCCCACCTGGTGCAGGCCGGGATACCGGTGATGGGGCATCTGGGCCTCACCCCGCAGTTCTACTACGCCTTCGGCGGGTTCAGGGTGCAGGGGAGGGACGAGGCCTCCCGCACCTACATCCTGGAGGGCGCCGGGAGGCTGGAGGCGCTCGGGTGCTTCGGGATCGTGCTGGAGTGCATCCCCTCCGGACTCGCCCGTGTGGTGACGGAGCGCATCTCCATTCCCACGATCGGGATAGGGGCGGGATCCGACACCGATGGCCAGGTGCTCGTGCTCTACGACCTTGGGGGGGTGGGGCTGGAGAAGCCTTTCAGGTTCGTGAGGCGGTACGCCGAGGTGGGGCTCGCGGTGAAAGAGGCGGTGGATCGGTTCGTGGAGGACGTGGTGGAGGGTCGGTTCCCCACCCGGGAGGAGAGTTTCGAGGACGAGTGA
- a CDS encoding flavoprotein, whose protein sequence is MAKRILLHLTGSVACFKAAALASMLVKDGYEVQATATERALRFIGPATFEGITGRPVLTDMFAGRPDFIPHITLAQEWADLLLVYPASANCIARLAAGLADDLFGAIFLANNFQRPVWLAPAMNTQMYLHPATQRNLKVLEEWGVVILAPVEGRLACGTVGTGKLADPELVFQKIKEEL, encoded by the coding sequence ATGGCGAAGCGCATACTCCTGCACCTGACGGGCTCGGTGGCCTGTTTCAAGGCGGCGGCCCTCGCCTCGATGCTCGTGAAGGATGGGTACGAGGTCCAGGCCACGGCCACCGAGCGCGCCCTCCGGTTCATTGGCCCTGCAACCTTCGAGGGGATCACCGGACGGCCCGTGCTCACCGACATGTTCGCGGGCCGGCCCGACTTCATCCCCCACATCACCCTCGCCCAGGAGTGGGCCGATCTGCTCCTGGTGTATCCCGCCTCGGCGAACTGCATCGCGCGCCTGGCTGCAGGGCTTGCCGACGACCTGTTCGGCGCGATCTTCCTCGCGAACAACTTCCAGAGGCCGGTGTGGCTCGCCCCGGCGATGAACACGCAGATGTACCTCCACCCCGCCACCCAGCGCAACCTGAAGGTCCTGGAGGAGTGGGGGGTGGTGATCCTTGCCCCGGTGGAGGGGAGGCTCGCCTGCGGCACGGTGGGGACCGGGAAGCTCGCGGATCCCGAGCTCGTCTTCCAGAAGATAAAGGAGGAGCTGTGA
- a CDS encoding phosphopantothenoylcysteine decarboxylase: MRILVTGGGCREPVDGVRALVNTSTGRTAALVAEEAARRGHEVTALVGVAEVVPEGVEVVRFSCFAELAGRLEGLLRGGVWDAVVHAAAVSDFSVAGVWEEEAREEEEGRLRVVLRRVEGGGKVDSAGPVWIGLARNEKLLAGIKGWAPGVVLVGFKLTVGARDEVMEEAVRRIFEEGADLVVHNDMEEMGRGVRARIFTSPGEAEEVPTTEALASRLVGLLEARVLS; the protein is encoded by the coding sequence GTGAGGATCCTGGTGACGGGTGGGGGGTGCCGGGAGCCGGTGGACGGGGTGCGTGCCCTGGTGAACACCTCCACGGGGAGGACCGCGGCCCTGGTGGCAGAGGAGGCGGCGCGGAGGGGGCATGAGGTGACGGCCCTGGTGGGGGTGGCGGAGGTGGTGCCGGAGGGGGTGGAGGTGGTGCGCTTCTCCTGTTTCGCCGAGCTTGCCGGGCGGCTCGAGGGGCTCCTGCGTGGGGGTGTCTGGGATGCGGTGGTGCATGCGGCTGCGGTGAGCGATTTCAGCGTGGCAGGGGTGTGGGAGGAGGAGGCGAGGGAGGAGGAGGAAGGGAGACTGCGGGTGGTGCTGAGGCGGGTGGAGGGGGGCGGGAAGGTGGACTCGGCCGGGCCGGTCTGGATCGGGCTCGCGAGGAACGAGAAGCTCCTCGCCGGGATCAAGGGATGGGCGCCGGGGGTGGTGCTCGTCGGGTTCAAGCTCACGGTGGGGGCGCGGGACGAGGTGATGGAGGAGGCGGTGAGACGTATCTTCGAGGAGGGGGCCGATCTCGTGGTGCACAACGACATGGAGGAGATGGGGAGGGGGGTGAGGGCGCGGATCTTCACCTCGCCGGGGGAGGCGGAGGAGGTGCCTACCACCGAGGCGCTCGCCTCCCGGCTTGTGGGCCTTCTGGAAGCGCGGGTCCTTTCCTGA
- the panD gene encoding aspartate 1-decarboxylase, translating to MFIEVLKSKIHRAVVTETRLDYEGSISVDPELYRAAGMFPHEKVDVFNLNNGARFTTYLIDGRPGEICINGAAARLAQPGDLVIIVSYAHLTPEEASSWQPTVVLVDDRNTVKEVLKPGS from the coding sequence ATGTTCATAGAGGTGCTCAAGTCCAAGATCCATAGGGCTGTGGTGACCGAGACGAGACTCGACTACGAGGGGTCGATCTCGGTGGATCCCGAGCTCTACCGAGCGGCGGGTATGTTCCCGCACGAGAAGGTCGATGTGTTCAACCTCAACAACGGCGCCCGCTTCACCACCTACCTCATCGACGGGAGACCCGGGGAGATCTGCATAAACGGCGCGGCCGCGAGGCTCGCCCAGCCCGGCGACCTGGTGATCATCGTCTCCTATGCGCACCTCACCCCGGAAGAGGCCTCTTCCTGGCAGCCCACCGTGGTGCTGGTGGACGATCGAAACACGGTGAAGGAGGTGCTGAAGCCCGGCTCATGA